From the genome of Denticeps clupeoides chromosome 4, fDenClu1.1, whole genome shotgun sequence, one region includes:
- the ebna1bp2 gene encoding putative rRNA-processing protein EBP2 has product MGNEDEGSLLGVESDEDGCELSDAELQEAFAKGLLKPGLNVAVEEEKKTANNVDGLKLCLADFRKDLPWVERLDLTNPPAVDVVAKAEGKQAVAAGEEVNAEDDFQREMFFYRQAQATVLDALPKLQKLNIRTKRPEDYFAEMAKTDQHMQKVRQKLIQKQQIMEKSEKAKKLREQRKYGKKVQVEVLQNRQKQKKALMSAVKKYQKGMTDKLDFLDGDQEKPKNSTAAPKTRMSKKGPNAKRKFKDQKFGFGGKKSGSKWNTKESHNDVSGFRARIAHGKGKNATGKGKRGNKRPGKDARRKMKGRK; this is encoded by the exons ATGGGGAACGAGGACGAGGGGTCCCTGCTTGGCGTCGAGTCCGACGAGGACGGCTGCGAGTTATCCGACGCGGAG CTGCAAGAAGCGTTCGCCAAGGGCCTCCTGAAACCGGGGCTGAACGTTGCTgtggaagaagagaagaagaccGCCAACAACGTG GACGGCCTGAAGCTGTGCCTGGCAGATTTTAGGAAGGACCTGCCCTGGGTCGAGAGGTTGGACCTGACTAACCCTCCAGCCGTTGACGTGGTGGCCAAGGCCGAGGGGAAGCAGGCGGTGGCTGCCGGTGAGGAGGTCAACGCAGAAGATGACTTCCAGCGGGAGATGTTCTT CTACCGCCAGGCCCAGGCCACCGTCCTGGATGCCCTGCCCAAGCTGCAGAAGCTGAACATCCGGACCAAGCGGCCGGAGGATTATTTTGCCGAAATGGCCAAGACTGACCAGCACATGCAGAAG GTCAGACAGAAGCTCATTCAGAAGCAGCAGATCATGGAGAAGTCCGAGAAAGCCAAGAAACTGCGAGAACAGAGGAAATATGGCAAGAAG GTTCAGGTGGAGGTGCTCCAGAACAGGCAGAAGCAGAAGAAGGCCTTGATGTCCGCAGTGAAAAAGTATCAGAAAG GGATGACGGACAAGCTCGATTTCTTGGATGGCGATCAGGAGAAGCCCAAAAATTCTACGGCAGCACCTAAAACACGGATGAGCAAGAAGGG GCCCAATGCGAAGAGGAAATTCAAGGACCAGAAGTTTGGCTTCGGCGGCAAGAAAAGCGGCTCCAAATGGAACACCAAAGAGAGTCACAATGACGTGTCGGGTTTCCGGGCCAGAATCGCCCACGGCAAAGGCAAGAACGCCACTGGCAAAGGAAAGAGGGGAAAC AAGCGGCCAGGCAAGGACGCCAGGAGGAAAATGAAGGGGCGCAAGTGA
- the LOC114787719 gene encoding doublesex- and mab-3-related transcription factor C2-like: MSSVAAGKVARSPRCARCRNHGVVVPVKGHAGRCGFSRCRCWKCGLITERTRIMATQRRLRRGRGAGMETPVMDQQNVRGGETLTAPPPLHLYPHNPNSYACPPVLVTLPPLAMPFTEPVGFSHVQPTGVPYAADPAFTYDGHVSFVPHYALAHASFPEEPQPLQNLYPQGPPGVPPAPDPAPLPEADSDSGEMAGPDLIVVNVSDSSEDTS; encoded by the exons ATGTCGTCGGTCGCGGCGGGGAAGGTGGCGCGCAGCCCGAGGTGCGCCCGGTGCAGGAACCACGGCGTGGTGGTGCCGGTGAAGGGCCACGCCGGCCGCTGCGGCTTCTCCCGGTGCCGGTGCTGGAAGTGCGGCCTCATCACGGAGCGGACGCGCATCATGGCGACGCAGCGGCGCCTGCGGCGGGGCCGGGGCGCCGGGATGGAGACCCCGGTCATGG ACCAGCAGAACGTTCGCGGCGGAGAGACGTTGACCGCGCCGCCGCCCCTCCACTTGTACCCCCACAACCCCAACAGCTACGCCTGCCCGCCTGTGCTGGTGACCCTCCCGCCGCTGGCCATGCCCTTCACAGAGCCGGTGGGCTTCAGCCACGTCCAGCCGACGGGGGTCCCGTACGCAGCTGACCCTGCTTTTACTTAC GACGGCCACGTGTCCTTCGTCCCTCACTACGCTCTGGCACACGCGAGCTTTCCCGAGGAGCCGCAGCCCCTGCAGAACCTGTACCCCCAGGGGCCCCCAGGGGTCCCGCCAGCCCCCGACCCCGCCCCACTGCCAGAGGCCGACTCAG ATTCGGGAGAAATGGCGGGACCAGACCTGATCGTGGTGAACGTCAGCGACTCTTCTGAAGACACCTCATGA